The DNA sequence GGCGCCGGCCTCTATTTCCTCGACGAACCGGAAAGCCCGCTTTCACCGCAAAAACAGCTGGATCTTGCGGCCATCATCCGCCACGCCGCCGACAGTGGCGGGCAGCTGATCATCGCCACCCATTCACCCGTGCTTTTGGCCATTCCCGAAGCGACGATCTATTATTTCGATGAGAACGGCATCACCGAACGCCTCTATGACGAGCTGGAGAACATCACTTTCCTGCGGCGCTTTCTCGATCGTCCATCAAAATTCATAAGCGATTGAGAGCCGATAAAGCTTGAAATCCCACTTCTCTTGCAGCATGCCCATTAGCAACATGTGAATTAGAAAAAGAAGCAGGCCTATGTCTCCCACCAACACACCGGCAGCTGCCCGGCCCCTGAACAGCCAGGATTACAGAACTCTTGGCCTTTCGGCCCTCGGCGGCGCGCTCGAATTTTACGATTTCATCATTTTCGTGTTTTTCGCCACCGTCATTGGCCATCTGTTCTTCCCGCCGGAAATGCCGGACTGGCTGGTGATGATCCAGACCTTCGGCATCTTTGCCGCCGGTTATCTGGTGCGACCGCTCGGCGGCATCGTTCTGGCGCATTATGGCGACCGTTATGGCCGCAAGCGCGTCTTTGCCTTCTCCATCCTCCTGATGGCGCTCTCCACCCTCGGCATGGCGCTGATGCCGACCTATGCCACCATCGGCGTCGCCGCTCCCATCCTGCTCATCATCCTGCGCATGCTGCAGGGCGCGGCCATCGGCGGTGAAGTGCCGGGCGCCTGGACCTTCGTTGCCGAACACGTGCCCTTCCGCCGCGTCGGGCTTGCCTGCGGTTTCCTCACATCGGGTCTTTCCTTTGGCATCATGCTGGGCTCGTTGATCGCCTTTGCCATCAATTCCCTGTTCTCGGCAGAAGATGTGGCGGCTTATGCCTGGCGCATTCCCTTCCTGCTCGGCGGCATCTTCGGCCTGATCGCCGTCTATTTGCGCCGCTGGCTGGAAGAGACGCCGATCTTCAACGAGATGAAAAAATCGAAATCACTGACGGACAAGCTGCCGCTTGGGCTGGTGCTGAAACATCATATGCGTGGTGTCATCATTTCCGCCCTGCTGACCTGGGTTCTGTCGGCCGCCATCGTCGTGACGACGCTGATGACAGCCACATTCCTGCAAAAGCTTTATGGCTACACCCCGACGCAGGCGCTCGCGGGCACCAGCTTCGGCACGCTGTTCCTGATCTTCGGCGTCATCATTGCCGGCGCGCTCATCGACCGCGTCGGCTCCGGCATCTTCTTCATGGCGGCAAGCATCTTCTTCGGCATCGCCACCTTCACCTTCTACAGCTACGCTGGCGCGTCGCTTGAAACCATGTTCATTCTCTACGGCGTCATGGGCCTTTCGGTCGGCATGGCGGGAGCCGTGCCCTATGTCATGGTGCGTGCCTTCCCGGCATCGGTCCGCTTCTCCGGCCTCTCCTTCGCCTATAACGTCTCCTATGCCGTCTTCGGTGGATTGACACCGATTGGCGTGACCACGGCACTTGCCGTCAATCCCATGGCGCATGCCTGGTATCTGGTGTTCATAGCCGTCCTCGCCTTCTGCATCGGCCTTTACCTTTATCTGCGCGGCAGCGAGGTCGAGAGCCATGTCGGCATAGAAGAACTGGCGGCGTTGAGGT is a window from the Agrobacterium tumefaciens genome containing:
- a CDS encoding MFS transporter, producing MSPTNTPAAARPLNSQDYRTLGLSALGGALEFYDFIIFVFFATVIGHLFFPPEMPDWLVMIQTFGIFAAGYLVRPLGGIVLAHYGDRYGRKRVFAFSILLMALSTLGMALMPTYATIGVAAPILLIILRMLQGAAIGGEVPGAWTFVAEHVPFRRVGLACGFLTSGLSFGIMLGSLIAFAINSLFSAEDVAAYAWRIPFLLGGIFGLIAVYLRRWLEETPIFNEMKKSKSLTDKLPLGLVLKHHMRGVIISALLTWVLSAAIVVTTLMTATFLQKLYGYTPTQALAGTSFGTLFLIFGVIIAGALIDRVGSGIFFMAASIFFGIATFTFYSYAGASLETMFILYGVMGLSVGMAGAVPYVMVRAFPASVRFSGLSFAYNVSYAVFGGLTPIGVTTALAVNPMAHAWYLVFIAVLAFCIGLYLYLRGSEVESHVGIEELAALRS